The nucleotide window GTTAATAACTCGTGGTTCATACTCTGTAATCCCCATATCCTTCAGAATTTGAGCCATAACCTGCAAAGAGAAAATGGAGTAAATATTACATGTTATTAGATGAGCAAACAATAATATTATTCAGTAATTGTTCTCGGTCAGGTTCTCCCCAGCAGATCTATTCTATACCCCCGAGGATGATCAGTAATATCAGGGTACTGTGGGGAAATGGAAACCCCACTAAAAAACCTAGTCTGACACGCTCCTGGACTAGTCGCCCTTTTTTCCACCTACATCGTGCTGAAGAGAACAAGTGGCGTGCACATGGGTCTGCAATCTGTGGGCTGCcaggacatgatgggagttgtagtttctaacacGGTGGAGAGTCACAGGTCGACCAGGGCATATTTTGCAGAGGTCAAATGAACCCTGAACCCCATTTGTTAAGACAGGAACTCTGAAGCCAATATTTGCCCCAATCCAGCGCGGTGTCATAGACCTCCATTTACAGAGACCTGCACTCATCACCTCTGACCTGTCTCAATAATATACAAGACGCTTTCTGGAAAGTGGAACATCCCTTTAAGCAGTGGCTTCTGGAAAGTAAGGAGTTAACTCCCCACGGTCCGCAGGATGTGTAACGTTTAGCGCTGCCGGGAAATGTGCAACTGTAAATTCCGGCATGCTGGGGTTTGCAGTCCCCCGAGCCGTTCGCAGAGCACTAACCGCCGTGTTATTTCCCAGCCCCAGTACCTGGGCATCCTTCGGCGCACTCTTGGGAGACGCCATCTTCGCCTGCTCCATAGCGTCTAACATTCCGGAACTAAAGATGAGGAAACACAACAGAGAGGGGGCAACTTCAGACATCCGGCGGGAGATGAGCGCCATCTTTGTAGAGGAAGGGCGGCATTTCCTGTGTGAAGCGCCACCTAGTGGTTGAAATGAGAACTATACGGTTTAATCAGAATTGGTGAAGAGGAACGGTGTACTGAAGCTGCTCCATGGCACGTCTAATGCAGCTGTGCAGTGGCGGCCTGTGACAGGATGTGTAGTAGTGCTTCTCAGTCATGGTTTTCACCTGTTATGTGTATGCTAAGGGCTAGTATAGCGTCTGGCTTGGGctacaacctgtggctctccagtttCAAAACTACAATTCCCGCCACGTCACGGTTCAGCTGCGCGTTTCTCCAGCAGTGGTCACTCTAGGGGGAATGTCATGGCGGCCGTTCATTTACCAACATTTGAAACATATTTCTAGGGACACTTCGGCTATGAATTGAGAAGTGGCTTTGCCATGGTGGTTTGTCAGGGGTGGCGtatggacagtatacagggaatatagtatatacagcgaAGCTAGCAAATAGTACGTTATATACAGTATTctcctgtatatactgcactccctgtcagggttgccaaccgtccgtaaattccTAGACAGTCCCTAAAAATAAAGGACTCTTTTTTTTCAGTGTCCGTGTCCAAAACTTGATGCGTCCGTGATATTTTTGACGTGCTATTGGGATTGTTATCGTTTTAGAAATCACAGCACGTGCTCCGCTTGAAAATTAGGAAATGATAAAATGCAAGAGGCGCTCCATAGTTTAATacaaccccaatacatataaatgAAAGGTGATCAATCTGTTCACTAGATGGAGTTGTGCAATCAGATACAATtatacgagcgtgttcagtccatgatataaggtccgtatgtcggccgcatttcccggaccgaacacactgcagggagccgggctcctagcatcatagctatgtacgaactactgtcccgtactgaaaacatgatcacagtatggaacagttttcccgcagcgaggcagggactcctagcgtcatagaaatAGTGccgtttttccacagcggaatttctgctcgtTTCTGTGGAattattgcagaaattttctgcaacaattccattacgtgtggacaagccctgaggcataatgcacatgaccgtggttttttgtctgtgtgctatccacGGTTTTGCAGCCAGCACACAGACTCATTCACTTATATGGCCCCATGAACCTGACCGTGTTGTGGGGACTGCGAGTCCaggccgcaaaaactcaggacatgtctcgtGTCTGTATTTGCGGCACAGACCCGCCCATCGTGCATGACCCTTCCTTCATTGATTGCTATTTCCTGtcgtcacatatatatatatattagatgtcTTGCTGTTACCATATGTTtaaggcctgatgaagatgcattTCCTGCGTCAAAACGCGTAGCCCTCAATTAATCCTGTTATTAAGCAGCAGCGCCTAGTATATTtggtccatttttttcttttttaatactaatttatgctgcggaattgatGCTCTTTTGTTACAGGTCTtcattattgaattcaatgggtaggtAATAACGGCAACAAATAGCATATGTTTTGGTTTTTGTGTCAGAAAATCACTGATTCAGTAGGACGGATTCCgccagaaaatctgcaccaaaatttggtgcggtttcccaggccggaattccctgcgggttccaggatggatatgctgtgtatttttacgcagcgtattcgccctgtgtgaGCCCAGGCTAAGAGGGCTAAATAAAGAAAGGATAAATCCCGCAAAACGCCTTTAACTCTTTATCTACGCAGGaaattggagctctgtatcacaaAAGCATTGCACCGACCATTATaacgatatattaagaaattgatcagcacagaatgttggacctaaacacAACATAATATTAAAAGGTGGAAATTCacgtaaacttcacttttttctttgGTTGAGATAATAAAATAATCccatttttattataatatatcgaAAAAAGGACTAAAGTGTCAccgactattattattactatgacCTGATATTCTTATTCTAGGCTGGaggtatcattaaccccttcccgacatttgccgtacatgtacgtcatggaaagtactgacttcccgcatcttgccgtacatgtacgccaaatgtttgggaccggctcagaagctgagccggtcccatcatcaccggatctcagctgtatcttacagctgacatccggctgtaacggcggggaccgaaattagcttcgatccccgccattaaccccttaagtgcagcgctcaaacgcgatcgctgcacttaaggtgtttgcagctcatcggagccccagtaatgaaattgccggggttccggtggctgcaatggcaaccggaggcctaatactggcctcccggtctgcctagcaccgaagccggtcaagatccgcccggcggcggagcctgatcggcttccgtagctgccggcaagatggcgccgggtcaggagctgatccggcgtcatcagcggtggaagtcagctgtactgtacagctgacatccacctgtaacggcaggaaccggagctagctccgatccctgccattaaccccttcgatgcagcaatcaaaagcgattgctgcatcgtagcggttactagcagatcgccagccctgacaggcaatcgggactggcgactgctgttatggcaacaggagacacaatggtctcctgctctgccattacggaagccgatttaggccccgccgggaggcgaagcctaatcggcttgctgtcagtgaatgactgacagatctaatacattgcactacataggtagtgcaatgtattagaaaaaaaaaaatctgaccgttggaccttcaagtcccctagtgagacttgagaaaaagtgtaaaaaaagtataaaaaagtgtaaaaaaaagtgcacaaaataaaagtttgaaaacagtaaaagtttcaagtaatcaaataaaacacaatcccccttttactcttatcaagtcctttattattgaaaaataataataaaccatatgtatttggtatcgccacgaccgtaacgaccggaggtatcaaaatattatattatttattgcacgcggtgaacagcgtaaaaaaaacccgtaaaaaacgttaccagagtttctgttttttggtcactttgccctacaaatattagaataaaaagtgatcaaaaaggcgcacatatccaaaaatggtacctataaaaactatagctcgtcccgcaaaaaacaagccctcatacagctccgtcgacaaaaaaatgaaaaagttatggttctcacaacttggcgacagaaaaaatacattctttttacaaaagtaattttattgtgcaaaaagttgtaaaacatgaaaaagttctataaattaggtatcgccggaatcgtacggacctgcagaataaagttaacatgtagtttataacgcatggtgaactctgtataaaaaaaaaaacgaaaaaagctgtgccagaattgcgtttttttgtttacctggcatcccaaaaaataggataaaaggtgatcaaaaagtcgcatgtaccccaaaatggtaccaataataactacagctcgtcccgcaacaaaccagccctcataccgctacgtctatgaaaaataaaattagttatggctccaataagtcaggaaataaaaaaatatgcagttgtgcccgaggggaacatttcttctgtttgaagaggcgatttatcaaggacctaaaattagggaaccaggaaagggagggcccaaacatgtccgctggaagcgacggtgcccgtattacaccaggacaacactttcctagcaaaattccccaaactacaaaggcgcggagtgtggaccaaagggggataataaaggacgccatttatcagtgcgacaccggcctgtgcggaaaggatcgatcacagcgtaacacacatctatggattattttattgtttttttttaccccattataccacctgactatgcccctgatatactccgcccggcttacatatgccctacattataaacggaaacaccagtaagactccaaacaaaactacaaccaagcaaaatccacgctccaaaagccaaatggcgtttcctcccatctgaaccctacagcgtgcccaaacagcagtttccttccacatatatggcaccgtcatacccgggagaacccttttagcaatttttggggtgtgtgtctccagtggcataagctgggcacgacatatttgccactgaatggcatatctagggaaaaatataaatttttaatttgcaccatccacagcgcattcatttatggaaaagatctgtggggtgaaaatgctcactacaccccttaataaatgccttgaggggtgcagtttccataatggggtcacttcccaggggtttatttttattatttcacatctgagcctctgcagttgtgaaccaatactttgtaaatcgccaaattaggcctcaattttacatggtaccctttcactcctgagcctggtcgactgtccaggcaagagattagggccacatgtagggtgtttctaaaaccaggaaacccagcataataattagagagctgtcttgttatggtggcacaagccgggcaccacatattgtccacatatctgtggaaaaaatcccattttcactctgcaacatcgagttcacactaatttctacaaaacacctgcagggttaacatgctcactacacccgtaggtaaaagcattgaggggtgtagtttccaaaatggggtcacttctggggggtttccactgttttgggcccacaggcgcccagaaaccaatccagaaacatctgcactccaaatggcggtccttcccttctgagccctgccgtgtgcccaaacagcagtttatgaccacatatggggtattgccgtactcggtagaaattgctttacaaatgttgggttctttttttcctttatttgttgcgaaaatgaaaaaatttgcgctaaagctacgtcttattgaagaaaaaggattgtttttattttcactgcccaattctaataaattctatgaaacatctgtggggtcaaaatgctcactacgcccctagatgaattcctcaagaggtgtagtttcctaaatggtgtcactttttgggcgttttcattgttttttcccctcaggggctttgcaaatgtgacatggccgccgcaaaccattcctgctcaatgtgatctccaaaagccaaatagcgctctttcccttctaagccaagccgtgtctccaaacagccgtttattaccacatgtggggcattgttttactcgggagaaattgctttacaaattttgtggtgctttttctccttcagtccttgtggaaatgagtaaaaataagctaaacctacattttctttgaaaaaatgttgatttttattttcagggcctacttccaataatttctgcaaaaaacctgtggggtcaaagagctcactatacccctaaataatttcctcaatgggtgtagtctccaaaatggggtcacttgtggggggtttccactgttttgtctcctcagggacttcgtaaatgtgacctggcctccgcaaaccattcctgctaaacttgagctccaaaagccaaatagcgctctttcccttctcagccctgccgtgtctccaaacaaccgtttattaccacatatggggcattgttttactcgggagagattggtttacaaattttacggtgctttttctccttcagtccttgtggaaatgagaaaaaattagctaaacctacattttctttgaaaaaatttagattgtcattttcagggcctatttccaataatttatgcaaaaaacctgttgggtcaaaacgctcactatacccctagataatttcctcaatgggcgtagtttccgaaatggggtcacttgtggggggtttccactgttttgtcccctcaggggctttgtaaatgtgacatggcctctcaaaccattcctgctaaacttgagctccaaaagccaaatagcgctctttcccttctcagcctcgccgtgtctccaaacaaccggttattaccacatgtggggtattgttttactcgggagaaattgctttacaaattttacggtgctttttctcctttagtctttgtgaaaatgagaaaaaaaatcgctaaacctacattttctttgaagaaatgttgattttaattttcacgacctacttccaataatttctgtaaaaaagctgtgcggtcaaaatgctcactgtacccctagataatttccttgaggtgtgtagtttcccagatggggtcacttttgggggattttgactgttttagcaccgcaagagcccttcaaaccggacatggtgcctaaaatttattctaacaaaaataaggccccaaaatccactaggtgctcctttgcttctgaggccggtgcttcattccagtagcacgctacggccacatgtgggatatttcctaaaactgcagaaactgggcaacaaatattgagttgcatttctctggtaaaaccttctgtgttataaaaaaaattgtactaaaaatttatttctgcaaaaaaatatgaaatttgtaaaattcacctctacattgctttaattcctgtgacatgtgtaaagggttaagacattttctaaatgctgttttgaatactttgaggggtgaagtttttaaaatggggtgactttttgggggtttctaatatataaggccctcaaagccacttcacaactgaactggcccctgtaaaaatggccttttgaaattttcttgaaaatgtgagaaattgctgctaaagttctaagccttgtgaggtcatagaaaaataaaaggatgttcaaaaaacgatgccaatctaaagtagacatatgggggatgttaattagaaacaattttgggtggtataactccctgtcttacaagcagatacatttaaattgagaaaaatgctaatttttgcaatttttcgctaaattttggtgtttttcacaattaaatactgaacatatcgagcaaattttgccagtaacataaagtccaatgtgtcacgagaaaacaatctcagaatcgcttggataggtgaaagcattccggagttattaccacataaagtgacacatgtcagatttgaaaaatgaggctcggtcaggaaggtcaaaagtggctaaagagggaaggggttaaagctttgtGTTATGACAGTGTCACGAGACTCTCTTGGTGACGGGGGAGGGGGGATAAAACAAATGACTAAATTTGTATATTTATCTTTCATGCTTCATGTAAAGTGTAATAAAGACTTGTTAAAAAATGGTGACAAATGTGATTTTGCAAAAGGTAATGGACTGTTATGCGCGATTTTAATCCACTAATTGAGCATTAAAGTACATTACTATTATATAAGGTCAGATACTCTCTCAGTCCTGTAGGGCTTTCGTTGTGAGAACAATGTTCAAGACTAACACAGAAAAATGACTTGAAACAATACATCCAGCAGTCTACACCTCAACTGGTTGTGAAAAGACGGACCCGCAGATAATATCGGCCCAATCTTTCTCATAGtaaattatattttatacatttgtCTTCTTTTTAACTGCTGAGAACATATAACTAGACACCTGTACCAAAAACTGAATGTGGACATCGAGATCGTAAGCAAAAGATGGGTGTAAACCAAACCGACGTTGGACCTGGAAGTAATGGAACCGATTCTCTGGATAAGACGAGCGCACTTTTTGATATTAAGATATTGGTTCCGGTTACAATAATTTGCATTATGCTTTTTCTATTGGGTGTGACGGGAAATTTGATAACAATTTTGATCTTCAAGAGGTATAGGGACATGAGGTCCACCGTTAACATGTACCTCTCCAGTATGGCAGTGTCGGACATCCTGATTTTTCTTGGTCTGCCATCAGATTTGTACAGAatttggaaatataaaccctataTTTTTGGGAACTTTGTTTGCAAGTTTTTGGTTTACCTGAGTGAGACCTGCACCTACTGTACAATTCTTCACGTCACCACTGTAAGTGTAGAGAGATATCTTGCCATTTGTTTTCCCTTGAAGGCCAAAATCATGATCACTAAGAAGAGAGTGAAGATCATCATCATATTCTTGTGGATCCTTGCCTTCATCACTGCCGGACCAATTTGGTTTCTGTTTGGTGTAGAACATCCTTCTGAAACTCAACCAGAGGAGACCAAGGAATGCAAATACATGGAACACGCCGCCCAGAACGGTCTTCTTCGGATTATGACTTGGGTCTCAACCGTGTATTTTTTCATCCCTGTCTTCTTTCTTACACTGCTTTATGGTCTAATCTGTAGAAAGCTTTGGAAGAACAAGCAAGGAATACAGGTCCCTACTGCAACCAATAGAGGGAAACAACACAAACAGACAGTAAAAATGTTGGGTAAGTCACCTCCAGAAAATACTGCGTTCCATTAGAAAATTAGATAATACAACATTTAATACAGAAACAAACTGATTGTCACTACATaccagtaagggcctgttcacatcagcgttggctttccgttccggctttccgtcggaggtttccgtgaaccccgcaacggaaagtcaaactgaaagcacagcttccgtttccgtcaccattgatatcaatgatgacggaaacattgctaatggtttccgttcgtcaccattccggcaggtttccgttttaacgacggaatcaataacgcacaatatcaatggtgacggaaacggaagctgtgttttgtttgactttccgttgcggggttcacggaaacctccgacggaaccccggaacggaaagccaacgctgatgtgaacaggcccttaattgggattttttttttatggacccaTGCTGTGATTCTAATTGCTATTCTTTCGTTCGAGTGGAATATCCGCCCTGGATTTACTGTAAGGCCAGATGCAGACGgcagcacacagagtccctatgGTTCCATATTGCAGAGCCTTAAGCACTctatgtgccgccatatggtgcctctaTATGGTACTATATTCtcgcctagaagcaatgcttctagggaagaatacctccataatacagcatgtgATTGGACACGCCACCattttttctcatggattcaaTACAAATCTGAGGAAAAATCTCTGCATGCTTCTGTATGAATGTAGAGTCACACAGAGGCACAGTGTGGGCCCATAGATTTATTTGGATGCAATACTATGAATCCGTAAAACTCAGATCCATAACAATGATAGGTCCTTTTTCCTTCTTGCTGGTGTCAGCATGGAGATATTTCTGTCTACGGATGAAGACATCAGTATTTACACTCCCtcttgcaatttttcacatttattttattacaaaacAGAATCActctggactttttttttttaatattgatcAACAAATgatctacattaaccccttggagacacagccagttttcattttctcattgtCGTTTTTTCCATCATCCCATTCCAAGATAACTTTTTTTCTGTTGACTtagatgtatgagggcttgtttttggcgggacgagttttagtttttaatCATTTatcgtaccatataatgtaccgggaaactagaaaaaaattattttggggagtagaatggaaaaaaaagagcGATAATGCCATCGTTATTTGGGTTTTGTTTTACAAACAGTACGAAcgacatgttaacattattctgctggtcaatacgattatggcaataccaattgtatatagttttttttaatgatttactacttttataaagaaaacaAATTTGTtgcgtgtcgccatgttctgtgaGCCCCAACTATTTTTTCagctgatggagctgtgtgaggtagtttttattggtacaacttttagctacatacgactttttgatgactttttttgggggggtttttggGGGAAGCGAGTTTACTACCAACAATTCTCGCATTGTGATTTTTTTccctacagcgttcaccctgtggTTTAAATAACTTTTAACAATAATATTTAATGGTTTGGACTTTTACGACAATACCCatgatgtttactttttttatttcttgcatTATTTTggatttattatttcattattttttctgcgctctgcctgggattgcagttctggtcccattcaagtgaatggggttgagctgcagAGAACGTCAATCCCTGGCACAGATAAACTATGAAAAGGCCGTGGTGTTGCCtttgccccttcagtcagctaatCGTTGGGGTGCTGGGATTCGGAGCCCCTccgatcttttattgctgacctaTCCCAAGAATAAGCTATCAatatataacccctttaataatagagcactgatggcagacctgggacctTCAATAGCCCCTTCCCTTTGTCTAACGGCtcagatgccacagtcgctattgactgtggcatccaaGGGATTAAACGGCTGTTTAAACGGCCAGAAACTGGGCCCGCTCCATATTGGGGTATcgcacatccgccatacatatCCGGCTGATGTCGCTAAGTGGTAAAAAATAAATGCTCCGTGTGTAAAAAGCCTACttcttatacattgaactcaatattaAAACAATATGCAGTAAACTCCCAAGCTCCCCCTAATGATAGCTGTGGGAAGCCAGAGTTTTatcatttaaatggacactaacttttcatacaacttatgctaatctaatagtatatgcTACAAGCAATGGTGGCCTTGGATTCTGCCAAACCCTTGCGTGATCATTCAGGAAAAACAAAATGAGAAGCGAAGCGCCGAAACAGCTCAGTCGCAGTCAGATAGACTCGGACTAAACTTCCCAAAAACAATACAAAGCCAACTCCCTCAGATGAGATAGGGAGGGGTAAAAAGAAGGGAGAACAATCTCTTCATTGATTTGGAAGGCAGAGACTCCCTTCGGTAGGAAGGACAGAATAGGTTGAAACACTGCAGTAT belongs to Rhinoderma darwinii isolate aRhiDar2 chromosome 8, aRhiDar2.hap1, whole genome shotgun sequence and includes:
- the LOC142659997 gene encoding growth hormone secretagogue receptor type 1-like is translated as MGVNQTDVGPGSNGTDSLDKTSALFDIKILVPVTIICIMLFLLGVTGNLITILIFKRYRDMRSTVNMYLSSMAVSDILIFLGLPSDLYRIWKYKPYIFGNFVCKFLVYLSETCTYCTILHVTTVSVERYLAICFPLKAKIMITKKRVKIIIIFLWILAFITAGPIWFLFGVEHPSETQPEETKECKYMEHAAQNGLLRIMTWVSTVYFFIPVFFLTLLYGLICRKLWKNKQGIQVPTATNRGKQHKQTVKMLAVVVFTFVLCWLPFHIGRILFAWAGLEKYILYNLTQYFNLISMVLFYLSASINPMLYNIMSQKYRAAMTKILSRRDDPQSRNTPRSEQSSLEGTEITSFM